CAGCGCGACATAACCGGCCAGCAGGATGGCGAGCAGGCCGAGGGCGGCGATGACGAGCACTCCGCGCGGTCCCGGATCCCAGCGGGTGCCGCGGAAGCGTTCCGGCACCAGGCGCTCGTGCCAGAGCGACACGCTGCCGCAAGGTTCGGAAAGCCATGCGGGCGTGGAAATCCCGGATGCTTCGGGCGCGCTCGCCGGCGCCGCGGGACCGGGCTCGGCCTCCGTTGCGGTGCCGGATTCGCCGAGCTGGTCGAGAGACTCCTCGTCCCAGCGGGCAGGATGCGGGCGACCGGCGAGGCGGTGCAGTGGGGAGGGCAGGTGGCCCGGCGGGGTGCGTTCGTCGAGTTGTGGCATGTGGCCCACGGTAGGGACGACGGCGCACCGCTACGGTGCGGCGACCTGGACTTTCACCGAGCCTGTGGATAGCGAAACCGCTTGTGAACAAGACTGTTTCCGCTGGTGGCCGCCACCGGCGACGGATCCGGCGCGCTAGCCGCAGCCACCCGGGACGACCAGCGCGCCCACCGCGCCCATACCCAGGTGCACGCCCAGGGTGGGCCCGAATTCGGCGACGATGATCTCACGGATGCCGGGAATCAGATCCCGGAGCTGACCGGCCACGGTGTGCGCGGCCTCCTCGGCCCCGAGATGCTGGACGGCCACCGCCGCCCCGTCCTCACCGGCCGCATCCACCGCCGCCGCAACGAGTTTGGTGAACGCCTTGGAGCGAGTACGCGCCTTCTCCCGCATTTCGATCCGGCCGTCCACGATCTGCAGGATCGGTTTGGTGACCAGTTCGCTGCCGAAAAACGCCGCGGCCGAACTCAATCGGCCGCCCCGGCGCAGCTGTTCGGTGCGGTTGACCACGATGAACGCCCGCCCCCGGCTCGCGGCGGCCACCGCCGAGTCGTAGACGACATCGAGGGGTTCGCCGGCCTTGGCCCGGCGCGCGGCGGCCAGCACCGGCAGCCCGGTGCCCAAACCGGCGCTCAGCGAATCCACCAGCCGGATCCGGTCGCTGGCGTCCATATCGCGCACCGCCTGCCGCCCGGCCTCCCAGGTCCCCGACAGCTGCCGCGAGATGTGCACGGCGACAACGCCGTCGCCGGCGCTGAGTTCGAGCGCGCGCTCGTAGGCGGCGCGCAGGTCACCGGGCGAGGCGGCCGAGGTGGTGACCTGGGCGGAGCCGTAGTCGATATCGCAGGCGTCGACGCCCTCCCGGATTTCCCGGTCGTCGACCAGCACGTGCAGCGGCACGGCCAGCACACCAAGATCAGAAACCAGCTCGGCCGGCACGTTGGCCGACGAATCGGTCACCACCACCACGGTCATGCAGTGCGAACCTCGTTCGACGTCACTCCGGTCAGCACCTTGACCATGGCCCGCGCGACCGCGCTGTGCCCCTCCCAGCCCCAGTGGATGCCGTCGGGGTTGGCGGGACCATTGAACACGTTGTCGCGCACGGCTTCTCCGAGATCCACCAGCGGCACCGAGGTCGACGCCGCCCATGCTTTCACGGCCGCGACCATGGGTTCGCGGCCGCTGTGCACCTCGGCGTACGCCTCGCACCGATGCACCGACGGCAGCACCGCCACGAACGGCAGCTCGGGCCGCAACTGCGCCAGCGAGTTTCGCGACTGCTCGAGGTAGTCGACGCTCACGTGCGGCGGCAGCGCCACCGGCCAGCCCAGCGGAGACAGCCTGGGCTGCAGCCAGCCGTAGGCGTCGCGCACCCTGCGGCGCAGGGTGGCCGGTCGCACGTAGCGGATCAGCTCGCGCAGCGCGGTCGGCAGCGGCGAGGGCAGCGAATCCATTCCGCCGGTGGCGAATACCACCGCGCCCGCGCGCGGCACCGCCGCCCAGATGCGCGGGTCGCCGATCAGCGCCCAGTAGGCGTCCCGGCAGGTCCAGCCGATCCGCGCCACCAGCTCGACATCCCAGTCGAGTTCGGCGGCAACGAGATTCGGCCAGATGCGCGGGTGGTCGGCGGGCAGGCCGCCCTTGGGTCCGAAGTAGGACAGGGAATCGGCGACCACCACGAGCACCTTGCGCTCGGCCGCCGCGCTGTCCGGCGCCGCCGCGGTGTCGTGCACCGCCGCTGCGGCTTTCGGATCCTCAGAGGACATCGGGGGCTACCTTCGCGAGCGCGTTCCACACGTCCAGCCGCCAGCCGGGCTGATCGATGCTGGGGCCGTGACTGGTCAGCTGCACCCAGCTGGTGTTGGCCAGCCCGCCCAGGATCGGCCAATTCTGTTCCGGCAGTTCGAGCAATGCCGCGGTCAGCGCGGCGATCAGCCCGCCGTGCGCGACCAGCACGATGGTCCGGCCCGGCCAGTCCTCGCGGCGCTCGAGCAGTTCCCGCACCACCGGCAGCGCCCGCGCGCCGACCTGCAGCTTGGATTCGCCGCCGGGCGGGGTGAAGGTGGGGTCCAGCCGCCACGCCTTGCGCGCGCCCGGGAACTGGGCGTCGACCTCGCGGTGGTCCATCCCCTCCCACTGCCCGAGGTTGGTCTCGCGCAGCCGCGGATCGGTGACGACCGGCATGGCCGCGGCTTCGGCGACGGCCAGCGCGGTGTCGTGGGCGCGCCTGAGATCGGAGGAGACGATGGCGATGAGGTCGCCGCACGCCATGTCGGGCGCGCAGTCCTTGGCCTGGCGCCTGCCGACATCACTGAGTTCGGTGTCGATCTGGCCCTGCATGCGGTCGGAGGCATTCCATTCGGTCTGCCCGTGCCGCAGCAGAATCAACCGGCGGACGCCGGCCATCTTGCTCACTCCTGGTCCCCGCCCTTGCCTGCTTCGTTGTCCTCGGCGTTGTCCTCGGAATCCTCGGACGCCGCCGCGCGCGGACCGCCCAGCCCCTCGATCGGCACCTGCGGGCAGTCCTTCCACAGCCGCTCGAGGCCGTAGAAGTCACGCTCGTCCTCGTG
This sequence is a window from Nocardia yunnanensis. Protein-coding genes within it:
- a CDS encoding histidine phosphatase family protein; protein product: MAGVRRLILLRHGQTEWNASDRMQGQIDTELSDVGRRQAKDCAPDMACGDLIAIVSSDLRRAHDTALAVAEAAAMPVVTDPRLRETNLGQWEGMDHREVDAQFPGARKAWRLDPTFTPPGGESKLQVGARALPVVRELLERREDWPGRTIVLVAHGGLIAALTAALLELPEQNWPILGGLANTSWVQLTSHGPSIDQPGWRLDVWNALAKVAPDVL
- the octT gene encoding diglucosylglycerate octanoyltransferase, with the translated sequence MSSEDPKAAAAVHDTAAAPDSAAAERKVLVVVADSLSYFGPKGGLPADHPRIWPNLVAAELDWDVELVARIGWTCRDAYWALIGDPRIWAAVPRAGAVVFATGGMDSLPSPLPTALRELIRYVRPATLRRRVRDAYGWLQPRLSPLGWPVALPPHVSVDYLEQSRNSLAQLRPELPFVAVLPSVHRCEAYAEVHSGREPMVAAVKAWAASTSVPLVDLGEAVRDNVFNGPANPDGIHWGWEGHSAVARAMVKVLTGVTSNEVRTA
- a CDS encoding DegV family protein, whose protein sequence is MTVVVVTDSSANVPAELVSDLGVLAVPLHVLVDDREIREGVDACDIDYGSAQVTTSAASPGDLRAAYERALELSAGDGVVAVHISRQLSGTWEAGRQAVRDMDASDRIRLVDSLSAGLGTGLPVLAAARRAKAGEPLDVVYDSAVAAASRGRAFIVVNRTEQLRRGGRLSSAAAFFGSELVTKPILQIVDGRIEMREKARTRSKAFTKLVAAAVDAAGEDGAAVAVQHLGAEEAAHTVAGQLRDLIPGIREIIVAEFGPTLGVHLGMGAVGALVVPGGCG